A single genomic interval of Mycolicibacterium sp. MU0053 harbors:
- the hypD gene encoding hydrogenase formation protein HypD produces MRYIDEFRDPAAARKLLGAIDVLSTGGDNGEPFKFMEVCGGHTHTIYRHGIEHLLPPQVELVHGPGCPVCVIPMGRIDDAMWLAERPGVIFTCFGDMMRVPGSNGSLLDAKARGADVRFVYSPLDALKIAVDNPDHQVVFFAIGFETTAPSTAVTLVRASDLEVTNFSVFCNHVTIVPPIKAILESPDLRLSGFLGPGHVSTVVGNRPYRFVPEVYGKPLVVAGFEPLDIMASVAMLLRQIREGRCEVENQYSRIVHPEGNPAALALLGRVFALRPHFEWRGLGFISQSALKLRDEFADFDAELRFAMPGLRVADPKACQCGEVLKGVLKPWECKVFGTACTPETPIGTCMVSPEGACAAYYNFGRLHRDAAQLVGRAGRG; encoded by the coding sequence ATGCGATACATCGATGAGTTCCGAGATCCGGCGGCCGCCCGAAAGTTGTTGGGTGCCATCGATGTGCTGTCCACGGGTGGCGATAACGGCGAACCGTTCAAGTTCATGGAGGTGTGCGGCGGACACACCCACACCATCTACCGGCACGGCATCGAGCACCTGCTGCCGCCGCAGGTCGAACTCGTGCACGGTCCCGGATGTCCGGTGTGTGTGATTCCGATGGGTCGGATCGATGACGCGATGTGGCTGGCCGAGCGGCCGGGCGTGATCTTCACCTGTTTCGGCGACATGATGCGGGTACCCGGTTCCAACGGCAGCCTGCTCGATGCCAAGGCTCGCGGGGCAGACGTGCGTTTCGTCTACTCACCGCTGGACGCCCTCAAGATCGCCGTTGACAATCCCGACCACCAAGTCGTCTTCTTCGCAATCGGTTTCGAGACCACCGCGCCGTCGACCGCGGTAACCCTGGTGCGGGCAAGCGATCTCGAGGTCACCAACTTCAGCGTGTTCTGCAACCATGTCACGATCGTGCCGCCGATCAAGGCGATCCTGGAATCACCCGATCTGCGGCTGTCGGGCTTCCTGGGGCCCGGACACGTATCGACGGTGGTGGGAAACCGGCCGTACCGCTTTGTTCCGGAGGTATACGGCAAGCCGCTGGTGGTCGCCGGTTTCGAGCCGTTGGACATCATGGCCTCGGTCGCGATGCTGCTACGCCAGATTCGGGAGGGGCGTTGCGAGGTGGAAAACCAGTATTCGCGCATCGTGCATCCCGAGGGGAACCCCGCCGCGCTCGCGCTGCTGGGCAGGGTGTTCGCCCTGCGACCGCATTTCGAGTGGCGCGGGCTCGGCTTCATCTCGCAGAGCGCTCTGAAGCTGCGCGACGAGTTCGCCGACTTCGACGCCGAGCTGCGGTTCGCCATGCCGGGTTTGCGGGTTGCCGATCCGAAGGCGTGTCAGTGCGGAGAGGTGCTCAAAGGGGTGCTCAAGCCCTGGGAATGCAAGGTCTTCGGCACGGCGTGCACTCCGGAGACGCCGATCGGGACGTGCATGGTGTCCCCGGAGGGCGCCTGTGCGGCGTACTACAACTTCGGTCGGCTGCATCGGGACGCCGCGCAGCTCGTCGGGCGGGCCGGGCGCGGGTGA
- a CDS encoding DUF6390 family protein, translating to MFARYAYAPNQLGYCGPSDKSALSSGSVEQIRAAARRFSGAWPYLQVLSRMTGVADPLDRRLVESYWLGGGLGADLDPERFLGQLLAVIGPQAGRYWLHLSTELADEAAANHCFHVFGVYPWSRLLGKVADAAPVRILDSCRITPATVLTRRGDRIEVRCRQLSWDGRELRLTGPAPRQVQVWVAGYSAVPDVAPGDRVALHWDRLCGRLDPAQVSDLQRCTTDQLAVTNRRLSG from the coding sequence ATGTTCGCCCGCTACGCCTATGCGCCCAATCAGCTCGGTTACTGCGGGCCGTCGGACAAGTCCGCGCTCAGTAGCGGTTCGGTGGAACAGATCCGGGCCGCCGCCCGACGATTCTCCGGTGCGTGGCCCTACCTTCAGGTGTTGTCGCGGATGACCGGCGTCGCCGATCCGCTGGACCGTCGGCTCGTCGAATCCTATTGGCTGGGCGGGGGTCTCGGTGCGGATCTGGACCCCGAGCGGTTTCTCGGGCAATTGCTGGCGGTGATCGGACCCCAGGCGGGACGCTACTGGTTGCATCTGAGCACCGAACTCGCCGACGAGGCCGCCGCCAATCACTGCTTTCACGTCTTCGGGGTGTATCCGTGGTCTCGGCTGCTCGGCAAGGTTGCCGACGCGGCCCCGGTCCGGATTCTGGACAGCTGCCGCATCACCCCGGCCACCGTGCTCACCCGCCGGGGTGACCGGATCGAGGTCCGTTGCCGGCAGTTGAGCTGGGACGGCCGCGAGTTGCGGCTGACCGGCCCCGCGCCACGCCAGGTCCAGGTGTGGGTGGCCGGATACAGCGCGGTGCCCGACGTCGCACCCGGCGATCGGGTCGCATTGCATTGGGACCGGTTGTGCGGCCGTCTTGACCCCGCACAGGTGAGCGACCTGCAGCGCTGCACGACGGATCAGCTGGCGGTCACCAATCGGCGGCTCAGCGGTTAG
- a CDS encoding HypC/HybG/HupF family hydrogenase formation chaperone, with protein sequence MASTVIDRGIGADLAADLAATALMLARRFAKGATMWCLAPAWQPHAQHVAVEFVHPVIVGKRALPAVALTGPDLVDVVRVSARPGDIVIAVAGAAEPDVRSVMRRAPAWGVSTVWIGNGTRPSAGAADHVLWLDDPDPWVPATGGFVLLYHLLWELTHVCFEHPGLLTVEDGTDDVCVVCSDEGRIAEVLASSPPTGALVRTADGDETVETSLIGPVAAGDLLLVHAGLAISRVDAEEAGQ encoded by the coding sequence ATGGCAAGCACGGTGATCGACCGGGGGATCGGCGCGGACCTGGCGGCCGACCTCGCCGCCACCGCACTTATGTTGGCGAGACGCTTCGCCAAGGGCGCCACCATGTGGTGCCTGGCCCCCGCCTGGCAGCCGCACGCGCAGCACGTCGCGGTCGAATTCGTGCACCCCGTGATCGTCGGGAAGCGGGCGTTGCCCGCGGTGGCCCTGACCGGCCCGGACCTGGTGGATGTGGTCCGCGTGTCGGCGCGGCCGGGCGACATCGTGATTGCCGTGGCCGGTGCCGCCGAACCCGATGTGCGGTCGGTCATGCGCCGGGCACCGGCCTGGGGTGTCAGCACGGTCTGGATCGGCAATGGCACCCGTCCGTCGGCCGGCGCGGCCGACCACGTGCTGTGGCTCGACGACCCCGACCCGTGGGTACCCGCGACCGGCGGCTTCGTCCTGCTCTATCACCTGCTCTGGGAGCTGACCCACGTCTGTTTCGAACATCCCGGCCTGCTGACCGTCGAAGACGGTACCGACGACGTATGTGTGGTCTGCAGCGACGAGGGTCGCATCGCCGAGGTGCTCGCTTCGTCACCGCCCACCGGGGCGCTGGTGCGTACCGCCGACGGTGACGAAACCGTCGAGACCTCGCTGATCGGCCCGGTGGCCGCCGGCGACCTGCTGCTGGTGCACGCGGGGCTGGCGATCAGCCGCGTCGATGCGGAGGAGGCCGGCCAATGA
- a CDS encoding SulP family inorganic anion transporter, whose amino-acid sequence MSSALTAVARLLPQRADYAEFPRSWRHDILAGITVGVVALPLALAFGISSGVGAAAGLVTAVVAGLVAAVFGGSNVQVSGPTGAMAVVLAPIVAVYGLGSIALVTVLAGLIVLAAGITRLGRAVTFIPWPVIEGFTLGIATIIFLQQVPAAVGQPAPEGKTALFAAWDVIRTAQWSTASTALLVVGFAALLMVVLPKLHRSIPESLTAVVAATVLVVVLGLEVARIGELPNTLPAPVLPHADLGALRTLLGAAVAIAALAAIESLLSARVAATMSPTGPYDPDRELVGQGLASVASGMFGGMPATGAIARTAVNVRSGARTRVAAIVHSLLLLGVVYLATGPVSTIPLAALSAVLMVTAFRMISRSTILTVLRSTRSDAFTFLLTAGITVCFDLIEAVQIGILIAAFFALRSVAGRSSVTREKLPGPAQPGDERIALLRLDGAMFFGAAERISSAITDADNPEVTVVVIRMSQLGMLDATGAHTLGRIAEELEARGITVIIKGVQPEHMNLLTNVGVIDSLRHENHLIDSLDDAIAHARSHANR is encoded by the coding sequence GTGAGTTCGGCGTTGACGGCGGTGGCGCGTCTGCTCCCCCAGCGCGCCGACTACGCCGAGTTCCCGCGCTCCTGGCGACACGACATCCTGGCCGGGATCACCGTCGGGGTGGTGGCGCTGCCGCTGGCGCTGGCATTCGGGATCAGCTCCGGGGTGGGTGCGGCAGCCGGGCTCGTCACCGCGGTGGTCGCCGGACTCGTCGCCGCGGTGTTCGGTGGTTCGAACGTTCAGGTCTCCGGACCGACCGGGGCGATGGCCGTGGTGCTCGCCCCCATCGTCGCCGTCTACGGGCTGGGCAGCATCGCGCTGGTCACGGTGCTCGCCGGGCTCATTGTGCTCGCGGCCGGGATCACCCGGCTGGGCCGGGCCGTCACCTTCATCCCCTGGCCGGTGATCGAGGGCTTCACGCTGGGCATCGCGACCATCATCTTCCTGCAACAGGTGCCGGCCGCGGTGGGCCAACCGGCGCCGGAGGGCAAGACCGCGCTCTTCGCTGCCTGGGACGTCATCCGCACCGCGCAATGGTCGACGGCGTCGACCGCCCTGTTGGTGGTCGGCTTCGCGGCCCTCTTGATGGTCGTCCTGCCGAAGCTGCACCGCTCGATTCCGGAGTCGCTGACCGCAGTCGTCGCGGCCACCGTGCTCGTCGTCGTGCTGGGCCTGGAGGTGGCACGCATCGGGGAACTGCCCAACACCCTGCCCGCACCGGTGCTGCCGCACGCCGACCTCGGGGCGCTGCGCACCCTGCTCGGGGCCGCGGTGGCGATCGCCGCGCTGGCCGCCATCGAATCGCTGCTGTCGGCGCGCGTGGCGGCCACGATGTCGCCGACGGGTCCGTATGACCCCGACCGGGAACTGGTCGGGCAGGGCCTGGCCTCGGTGGCCTCCGGGATGTTCGGCGGCATGCCCGCCACGGGTGCGATCGCCCGCACCGCGGTCAATGTGCGCTCCGGGGCCCGCACCCGCGTCGCGGCGATCGTGCACTCCCTGCTGCTGCTCGGGGTGGTGTATCTGGCCACCGGGCCCGTTTCGACCATCCCGCTCGCGGCGCTGTCCGCGGTGCTGATGGTGACGGCCTTCCGGATGATCTCGCGCTCCACGATCCTCACGGTGCTGCGCTCGACGCGGTCGGACGCGTTCACCTTCCTGCTGACCGCGGGGATCACGGTGTGCTTCGACCTCATCGAGGCGGTGCAGATCGGCATCCTGATCGCGGCATTCTTCGCGCTGCGCTCGGTCGCGGGGCGCAGCAGCGTGACCCGCGAGAAGCTGCCCGGCCCCGCCCAACCCGGCGACGAGCGGATAGCGCTGCTACGACTCGACGGCGCGATGTTCTTCGGTGCGGCCGAACGGATTTCAAGCGCCATCACCGATGCCGACAATCCCGAGGTCACGGTGGTCGTCATCCGGATGTCCCAGCTGGGCATGCTGGATGCCACCGGCGCCCACACGCTGGGGCGCATCGCCGAAGAACTCGAGGCGCGCGGCATCACCGTCATCATCAAGGGTGTGCAACCCGAACACATGAATCTGCTGACCAACGTCGGGGTGATCGACTCGCTGCGGCACGAAAACCACCTCATCGACTCCCTCGACGACGCGATCGCCCACGCCCGCAGCCACGCTAACCGCTGA
- a CDS encoding HypC/HybG/HupF family hydrogenase formation chaperone: MCLGIPARIVEITDAANFMAKVDVNGVQRNISVRLLEKEMPEPDDWVLVHVGFAMAKIDETEALLTLAAVQKLGDAYDTEIEAFDSSSIV; this comes from the coding sequence ATGTGCCTGGGAATCCCGGCGCGGATCGTCGAGATCACCGATGCCGCGAACTTCATGGCGAAGGTCGACGTGAACGGCGTGCAGCGGAACATCAGTGTGCGTCTGCTGGAAAAGGAGATGCCCGAGCCGGACGATTGGGTGCTGGTTCATGTCGGTTTCGCGATGGCCAAGATCGACGAAACCGAGGCGCTGCTGACGCTGGCCGCGGTCCAGAAGCTCGGTGACGCCTACGACACCGAGATCGAAGCCTTCGACTCATCCTCGATCGTCTGA
- a CDS encoding homocitrate synthase, whose translation MTFTPSTERPLANILAAPLPRGLRQRTAGMSWAAVLATYGPSSGPLQLGAWACVGTGRPGARPGLQNRKFQATLAIGDRVCKSSVAAAGPVAALTEMLHEHGFAVELLSFHQLQAGADTVTAVHGSNGTRDEWALGWDPDPGQSALRALIACANRLAG comes from the coding sequence ATGACTTTCACCCCGAGCACCGAACGACCACTTGCGAACATTCTCGCCGCGCCCCTGCCGCGCGGACTGCGCCAGCGCACCGCCGGGATGTCCTGGGCTGCCGTGCTGGCCACCTACGGGCCGTCGTCGGGACCGCTGCAACTGGGCGCGTGGGCCTGCGTCGGCACGGGTCGGCCCGGCGCCCGACCGGGGCTGCAGAACCGAAAATTCCAGGCCACCTTGGCAATCGGGGACCGGGTCTGCAAGTCTTCGGTGGCTGCCGCGGGTCCGGTGGCGGCGCTGACCGAGATGCTGCACGAGCACGGCTTCGCCGTCGAGTTGCTGAGCTTTCACCAGCTCCAGGCAGGCGCCGACACCGTCACCGCGGTGCACGGCAGCAACGGGACCCGCGATGAATGGGCGCTGGGTTGGGACCCCGATCCCGGCCAGTCGGCGCTGCGGGCGTTGATCGCCTGCGCCAACCGACTGGCCGGCTGA
- a CDS encoding hydrogenase maturation nickel metallochaperone HypA, which produces MHELSLCEAIAGVVRPHAEGRHVDVVRVRIGALRQVVPESLEFCWSLIRDHERMPDAELELEFVPAEVVCRSCQARSRISSRWSVLCPRCDSADVEVVRGNEFMVTSLDVT; this is translated from the coding sequence GTGCACGAGCTCTCACTGTGCGAGGCCATCGCCGGCGTTGTGCGGCCACACGCCGAGGGCAGGCACGTCGATGTGGTGCGCGTCCGAATCGGTGCACTGCGCCAGGTGGTCCCGGAATCGCTGGAGTTCTGCTGGTCGCTGATCCGCGACCACGAACGGATGCCTGATGCCGAACTCGAACTCGAGTTCGTCCCCGCCGAAGTGGTGTGCCGGTCATGCCAAGCGCGCTCGCGGATCTCCTCGCGATGGTCGGTGCTGTGCCCACGGTGTGACAGTGCCGACGTCGAGGTCGTCCGCGGCAACGAATTCATGGTGACGTCACTGGACGTGACCTGA
- a CDS encoding ArsR/SmtB family transcription factor — MPLTSDQPLYEIKANLFKALAHPARIRILEILCATTDPTPVSEMLTETGMEATLLSQHLAVLKRHRVVSAERVGNAVFYRLAHPKIAELLLIARAFLADTLSAAGRQLEAMRDLPPLQGKQ, encoded by the coding sequence ATGCCGCTCACATCCGATCAGCCGCTTTATGAGATCAAGGCCAACTTGTTCAAGGCATTGGCGCATCCTGCTCGGATTCGAATTCTCGAGATCCTCTGCGCCACAACCGACCCGACGCCGGTCAGCGAGATGCTCACCGAAACCGGGATGGAAGCCACCCTACTGTCTCAGCACCTCGCTGTGCTCAAGCGCCACCGGGTGGTCAGCGCCGAGCGTGTCGGCAATGCCGTGTTCTATCGGTTGGCGCACCCGAAGATCGCCGAACTTCTGCTGATCGCCCGAGCTTTCCTGGCCGACACCCTCTCAGCGGCCGGCCGCCAACTCGAGGCCATGCGGGATCTGCCGCCGCTGCAGGGCAAGCAGTGA
- a CDS encoding D-sedoheptulose-7-phosphate isomerase: MSTERSGEATDFLYPFIDSQEADPEPLLADLAASAQAKAAESAALRRSTLESNKDLIDAAATEMARRFAAGGRLFTFGNGGSSTDSATLAALFARPPGGRPLPAWCLTADQAILTALGNDVGFELVFARQLIARAGAGDIAIALSTSGNSADLTVALREARQRGMYTIGFAGYDGGAFATSADVDACFIVRSQSIHRIQEAQALLGYQLWSAVHEKEPS; this comes from the coding sequence ATGAGCACCGAACGATCAGGGGAGGCCACCGATTTCCTCTATCCGTTCATCGATTCGCAGGAAGCGGATCCCGAACCGTTGCTTGCCGACCTGGCGGCCTCGGCGCAGGCGAAAGCGGCCGAAAGCGCCGCCCTGCGACGGTCCACCCTGGAGTCGAACAAGGATCTCATCGATGCCGCAGCCACCGAGATGGCCCGCCGGTTCGCCGCCGGGGGACGGCTTTTCACCTTCGGCAACGGGGGCAGCTCGACCGATTCGGCGACGCTGGCCGCGCTGTTCGCGCGTCCTCCCGGGGGACGGCCGTTGCCGGCGTGGTGCCTGACCGCCGATCAGGCGATCCTGACGGCGCTGGGCAACGACGTCGGGTTCGAACTCGTCTTCGCTCGGCAGTTGATCGCCCGCGCCGGCGCCGGTGATATCGCGATTGCGCTGTCCACCAGTGGAAATTCAGCGGATCTGACGGTCGCCCTGCGGGAGGCGCGCCAGCGTGGCATGTACACGATCGGGTTCGCCGGGTACGACGGCGGCGCATTCGCCACCAGCGCCGACGTGGATGCCTGTTTCATCGTCAGGTCACAGAGCATCCACCGCATCCAGGAGGCCCAGGCGTTGCTCGGCTATCAGCTGTGGTCCGCGGTGCACGAAAAGGAACCCTCATGA
- the hypF gene encoding carbamoyltransferase HypF: MWDKLPDTPRLRCRFTVTGVVQGVGFRPFVHRVATELELTGFVGNDSAAVFIEVQGVARNIERFAHRLVSEAPPLAAISALAPAEPTPVVDGESAFRIVESRQVDGATTAIPPDIAVCDNCVAELFDPADRRYRHAFVTCTDCGPRFTIIVSLPYDRPATTMADFAMCERCAAEYHDVADRRFHAQPVACPDCGPTLWFRAGDQRIDGTDAALAATQRALAAGKVVAIKGIGGYHLGCAADHEHAVALLRQRKARAAKPFAVLVRDLEIARRFAEIDDYEAAVLTSRRRPIVLLRRRPDAPVVPGVAPGSPWIGLLMPYSPIHHLLLAAVPDTATPVPDAIVLTSANRSDEPICYTDDDAAQRLPRLSDAVLDHDRAIYVPCDDSVVRVVDGRELPIRRSRGYAPLPVDLGREGPAVLAVGGELKNTFCLTEGTRAYCSAHIGDMGSWETLQAFERSVRQLSGIRRPPIRLAADLHPGYLTRSWAERNLGGRPLDLVQHHHAHVVSLLAEHGRLGEPIIGVAFDGTGFGCDGTVWGGEILALGTASQRFTRVAHLRSVLLPGGDLAVRNPWRMALSHLSAAGIEWNADLAPVAAAAPEELRLLRSQLAGGLGCVPCTSMGRLFDAVASLLGLRHRIEYEGQAAIELEVLAAAAAPAVGTVPMLRLAVDADGVIDAAPLIRALVAALRGGIDRGVLAAEFHRAVATAVAEVVGLVSGPCRLVGLTGGVFQNVLLLRACRRRLEQAGFTVLIHRTVPPNDGGLALGQAAVSVLTALEHAAGSTEEG; this comes from the coding sequence CTGTGGGACAAGCTGCCTGACACCCCTCGGCTGCGGTGCCGGTTCACTGTCACCGGGGTGGTGCAGGGTGTTGGTTTCCGCCCGTTCGTGCACCGGGTGGCCACCGAACTCGAGCTGACCGGATTCGTCGGCAACGACTCCGCCGCGGTGTTCATCGAGGTGCAGGGGGTCGCCCGGAACATCGAGCGGTTTGCGCACCGGCTCGTCTCGGAGGCGCCGCCGCTGGCGGCGATCAGCGCGTTGGCGCCGGCCGAGCCTACGCCGGTCGTCGACGGTGAATCGGCATTCCGCATCGTGGAGAGCCGCCAGGTCGACGGAGCCACGACGGCCATCCCGCCCGACATCGCGGTCTGTGACAACTGCGTGGCCGAGCTCTTCGATCCGGCCGACCGCCGATACCGGCACGCGTTCGTCACCTGTACGGATTGCGGACCGCGCTTCACGATCATCGTCTCGCTGCCCTACGACCGCCCGGCCACCACGATGGCCGACTTCGCGATGTGTGAGCGTTGCGCCGCTGAGTACCACGACGTCGCCGACCGTCGGTTCCACGCTCAGCCGGTCGCGTGCCCCGACTGCGGACCGACGCTGTGGTTCCGGGCCGGGGACCAGCGGATCGACGGAACCGACGCCGCCCTCGCTGCGACCCAACGCGCCCTTGCCGCGGGCAAGGTCGTTGCCATCAAGGGCATTGGCGGCTACCACCTCGGCTGCGCCGCCGACCACGAGCACGCCGTGGCGCTGCTGCGACAGCGGAAGGCCCGGGCCGCCAAACCCTTCGCGGTGCTGGTGCGCGATCTCGAAATCGCGCGGCGGTTCGCCGAGATCGATGATTACGAGGCCGCGGTGCTGACCAGCCGGCGTCGGCCGATCGTGTTGCTGCGGCGCCGGCCCGATGCGCCGGTGGTGCCCGGAGTCGCACCCGGCAGCCCCTGGATCGGACTGCTGATGCCGTACTCGCCGATTCACCACCTGCTGCTGGCCGCGGTGCCCGATACGGCCACACCGGTACCCGACGCGATCGTACTGACCAGCGCAAATCGCTCCGATGAACCGATCTGTTACACCGATGATGATGCGGCACAACGGCTTCCACGGCTCAGCGACGCCGTGCTCGACCACGATCGTGCGATCTACGTGCCCTGCGACGATTCGGTGGTGCGCGTCGTAGACGGCCGGGAACTGCCGATCCGACGTTCCCGCGGATACGCACCGCTGCCCGTCGATCTCGGGCGTGAGGGTCCGGCGGTGCTCGCCGTCGGCGGCGAACTGAAGAACACCTTCTGCCTCACCGAGGGCACCCGCGCGTACTGCTCGGCGCACATCGGCGACATGGGCAGCTGGGAAACGCTGCAAGCCTTCGAACGCTCCGTGCGTCAGCTCAGCGGGATTCGCCGGCCACCGATCCGGCTGGCCGCCGACCTGCACCCGGGGTACCTGACCCGGAGTTGGGCCGAGCGCAACCTCGGGGGCCGGCCGTTGGATCTGGTCCAACATCACCACGCGCACGTGGTCTCGTTGCTGGCCGAACACGGCCGGCTCGGCGAGCCGATAATCGGGGTTGCCTTCGACGGCACCGGGTTTGGCTGTGACGGCACGGTCTGGGGCGGCGAGATCCTGGCCCTGGGAACTGCAAGCCAACGCTTCACCCGGGTGGCTCATCTGCGGTCGGTGCTGCTGCCGGGCGGTGATCTCGCCGTGCGCAATCCATGGCGGATGGCGCTGTCGCACCTGTCGGCGGCCGGTATCGAATGGAATGCCGACCTGGCCCCGGTGGCCGCGGCCGCCCCCGAGGAGCTGCGGTTGTTGCGCTCGCAGCTCGCCGGCGGGCTGGGCTGTGTCCCGTGCACCAGTATGGGCCGGTTGTTCGACGCGGTTGCCTCGCTGTTGGGGCTGCGGCACCGCATCGAGTATGAGGGGCAGGCGGCCATCGAGCTCGAGGTGCTGGCCGCGGCGGCCGCGCCGGCGGTCGGGACCGTGCCGATGCTGCGGCTGGCGGTCGACGCGGACGGGGTGATCGACGCGGCGCCGCTGATCCGCGCGCTGGTGGCCGCGTTGCGGGGCGGAATCGATCGCGGCGTGCTGGCCGCGGAGTTCCATCGCGCCGTGGCCACCGCGGTCGCCGAGGTGGTCGGGCTGGTCAGCGGTCCCTGCCGGCTGGTGGGTCTCACCGGCGGGGTTTTCCAGAATGTGCTGCTGTTGCGGGCCTGCCGCCGCAGGCTCGAACAGGCCGGGTTCACCGTCCTGATCCATCGGACGGTCCCGCCCAATGACGGCGGGCTGGCACTGGGTCAGGCGGCCGTGTCGGTGTTGACGGCGTTGGAGCACGCCGCGGGTTCGACGGAGGAGGGCTGA
- the hypE gene encoding hydrogenase expression/formation protein HypE, which produces MTKPVGDYLSSGPGFAEGEVIERIETFRRRRPRLRDEIVTLAHGAGGKSSAALVDAVFLEAFRNPALESLGDAAIVTLPSGERLAFSTDSFVVQPLRFPGGSIGHLAVHGTANDLAMAGAVPAWISAAFVLEEGFGIPELKEIVADMAVAAAAAGVQIVTGDTKVVPRGAADGLFITTAGVGVIPADRTLSPASVRPGDRVLLSGSMGDHGMAVMMARGDLDIEADIHSDTAAVSDLVERLLAAAPATRWLRDPTRGGVGTVCNELAQTAGVAVILDEERLVVQPMVAGACEMLGIDPLYVANEGKLIAVVAPDEVDAGLAALRSHPLGVQAAEIGEIAAEPAATVVLRTGFGGTRIVDMLVGDPLPRIC; this is translated from the coding sequence ATGACCAAGCCGGTGGGTGACTACCTGTCGTCGGGCCCCGGATTCGCCGAGGGGGAGGTGATCGAGCGCATCGAGACATTCCGGCGTCGTCGTCCCCGGCTTCGCGACGAGATCGTCACGCTGGCGCACGGTGCCGGCGGCAAGTCGTCGGCCGCCCTCGTCGATGCGGTGTTCCTCGAGGCGTTCCGCAACCCGGCGCTGGAATCCCTCGGCGACGCGGCAATCGTCACGCTGCCGAGCGGCGAGCGGCTGGCCTTCTCCACCGACTCGTTCGTGGTGCAGCCGTTGCGGTTTCCCGGCGGTTCGATCGGACACCTGGCGGTGCACGGGACCGCGAACGACCTGGCGATGGCCGGCGCGGTCCCGGCGTGGATCAGCGCGGCATTCGTACTCGAAGAGGGTTTCGGCATTCCCGAATTGAAGGAGATCGTCGCCGACATGGCGGTTGCCGCGGCGGCGGCGGGGGTGCAGATCGTCACCGGTGACACCAAGGTGGTTCCCAGGGGCGCGGCCGACGGGCTGTTCATAACCACCGCGGGGGTGGGCGTGATTCCCGCGGATCGGACGCTGTCGCCGGCCTCGGTCCGTCCCGGCGATCGGGTACTGCTGTCCGGATCGATGGGCGATCACGGCATGGCGGTGATGATGGCGAGGGGGGACCTGGACATCGAGGCCGACATCCACTCCGACACCGCCGCGGTGAGCGATCTGGTGGAGCGACTGCTGGCCGCCGCGCCCGCCACCCGCTGGCTGCGCGACCCGACGCGCGGGGGGGTGGGCACCGTGTGCAACGAGTTGGCCCAGACCGCCGGTGTCGCGGTGATCCTCGACGAGGAGCGACTGGTGGTGCAGCCGATGGTGGCCGGTGCCTGCGAGATGCTGGGAATCGACCCGCTTTACGTCGCCAACGAGGGAAAGCTGATCGCGGTGGTCGCCCCGGACGAGGTCGACGCCGGCCTCGCGGCATTGCGCTCGCACCCGCTGGGCGTCCAGGCGGCCGAAATCGGGGAGATTGCCGCTGAACCGGCGGCCACGGTCGTGTTGCGCACCGGCTTCGGCGGCACCCGGATCGTGGACATGTTGGTGGGAGATCCGTTACCGCGAATCTGTTGA